A section of the Pseudanabaena mucicola str. Chao 1806 genome encodes:
- a CDS encoding tetratricopeptide repeat protein: MVKSNQKFVVIFIAFFLFGGVALVGYFLLQPKTDNSPLTPISKVSPTPKSEQDSKAQSFVNSGNDKVMKKDYKGAIADWSDSIRLNPEYFRYYQKYEIAQKEKAGDPVVADYKQAISIKLDDAKAYCDRGLVKYTLGDRQGALEDWSESIRLKPDFSLAYFNRGIVRYVSGNMKDAIADYNEAIKIDRNWGGRGIAAAYYNRGIAKSILRDKEGEKADLKKAAELFKQQGNSEHYKMVVKALEK; the protein is encoded by the coding sequence ATGGTAAAAAGTAATCAAAAGTTTGTAGTTATATTCATCGCTTTTTTCCTCTTCGGGGGGGTGGCACTTGTCGGCTACTTTCTCTTGCAACCAAAGACAGACAATTCCCCTTTAACCCCAATCAGCAAAGTATCTCCAACACCTAAGTCGGAACAAGATTCAAAAGCGCAATCTTTTGTGAATAGTGGTAATGATAAGGTGATGAAAAAAGATTACAAAGGTGCGATCGCAGACTGGAGTGATTCCATTCGTCTGAACCCTGAATATTTTCGTTATTACCAGAAGTATGAGATTGCCCAGAAGGAAAAAGCAGGTGATCCAGTCGTTGCTGATTACAAACAAGCTATTAGCATCAAATTGGATGATGCCAAAGCCTACTGCGATCGCGGCTTAGTTAAGTACACCCTAGGAGATCGTCAGGGAGCACTCGAAGACTGGAGTGAATCGATTCGACTTAAGCCTGATTTTTCGCTTGCCTACTTCAACCGAGGAATCGTGAGATATGTTTCAGGCAATATGAAAGATGCGATCGCGGATTATAACGAAGCAATCAAAATTGATCGTAATTGGGGAGGTAGAGGTATTGCTGCTGCTTACTACAATCGCGGAATTGCCAAGTCAATCTTAAGAGATAAGGAAGGGGAAAAAGCAGATTTAAAGAAAGCTGCCGAACTTTTTAAGCAACAAGGCAATAGTGAACATTACAAAATGGTAGTCAAAGCACTTGAGAAATAA
- a CDS encoding adenylate/guanylate cyclase domain-containing protein — protein sequence MTQSSPSRILSIDSHATIDVIAESEFPPAKHSKPAPTSSFQENSEPSSALVVSTSGNFASVLAPLTPEKFSQVVNDVEQRLRIVNQTLGMLNTNFDAILDEMLQAIRGKVGELLSADRTTIFLLDSDKNQLWTNVPSEDGKSIEIRISTEPTSIAGEVATYRKTVNIPFDFFDDPRSSQAKKQFERTGYRTYSMLAMPLLNDNDQLVAVVQLINKLRISDSSIPIEKRVDKVGFTEEDQALFAQFVPSMRLILESSQAFYSAAQKQRAADALMKAAMSLGQSLDLETTLKKVMDEAKLLMNADRSTLWLIDRDRNDLWTQIVNHDGTTKELRVPMGIGYVGRVAITGEVLNIPFDLYEHSDADNSKKFDQANGYRTCSLLCMPIFNFNKELIGVTQLVNKLQRGDFPEYDPITWPVAPDLFKASFNNNDEEFMKVFNVQAGVALENAKLFAKVKQEQQMQKDILRSLSDGVISTDKHGKIIAANERAYELLGVGNTSLEGRSVYELIDIETANFTKWFENSLAGNDDKSRKQYYPDQTLRSTDGEQHSINISINTMSEGDEGGSVRGALVVMEDISQEKRLKSTMYRYMTQELAEQLLAGGDAKMGGEHKEVSVLFSDIRSYTTITESLAAEDVVLMLNEYFETMVEAVFNYKGTLDKYIGDAIMAVFGSPLPIPDHAWMAVQTAIDMRHRLKEFNVKRIEKLKPKTLKEIDMATIKIGIGINSDTVISGNIGSTRRMEFTAIGDGVNLGSRLEGASKQYGTDAIISESTYKLCGDRIWVRELDRIQVKGKNQPVNVYELIGLKSDPLSENQTRIIEHYHAGRKYYLTRKFSKAIAEFAEVLELDKDNKAANIHITRCQHFLLNAPEDNWDGVWKLTEK from the coding sequence ATGACACAATCATCCCCTTCTCGCATACTATCCATAGACTCCCACGCGACGATTGATGTGATTGCAGAGAGTGAATTTCCACCTGCCAAGCACAGCAAACCTGCCCCAACTTCGTCTTTTCAAGAAAACTCTGAGCCTTCTAGTGCTTTGGTTGTGAGCACTAGCGGCAATTTTGCCTCAGTGTTAGCGCCATTGACTCCCGAAAAGTTTAGCCAAGTCGTCAACGATGTTGAGCAACGTCTACGGATTGTCAATCAAACCCTCGGAATGCTCAATACCAATTTTGATGCGATCCTTGACGAGATGCTCCAAGCAATTCGCGGCAAAGTTGGTGAATTGCTCTCAGCTGATCGCACCACTATTTTTCTACTTGATTCCGACAAAAATCAACTCTGGACAAATGTACCCAGTGAAGACGGTAAAAGTATTGAAATTCGTATTTCTACGGAGCCGACCAGCATTGCGGGCGAGGTAGCCACCTATCGCAAAACTGTTAACATTCCCTTCGATTTTTTTGATGATCCGCGATCTTCTCAAGCAAAGAAACAATTTGAGCGCACAGGCTATCGCACCTATTCTATGCTGGCGATGCCCCTCTTGAACGATAATGATCAGCTAGTAGCTGTAGTTCAATTAATCAATAAATTACGGATTAGTGATTCCTCAATTCCCATTGAAAAGCGTGTCGATAAAGTCGGCTTTACGGAAGAAGATCAGGCTCTATTTGCTCAATTTGTGCCATCAATGCGCCTCATTTTAGAAAGCTCCCAGGCTTTTTATTCTGCGGCTCAAAAACAAAGGGCTGCTGATGCCTTGATGAAAGCTGCCATGTCTCTGGGACAAAGCTTGGATCTAGAGACAACCCTAAAAAAGGTGATGGATGAAGCCAAGCTCTTGATGAATGCTGATCGCAGTACCCTATGGCTGATTGATCGTGATCGCAATGATCTCTGGACACAGATTGTTAACCACGATGGGACAACAAAAGAATTGCGTGTACCCATGGGAATAGGCTATGTGGGGCGCGTGGCAATTACAGGGGAAGTATTGAATATTCCCTTTGACCTATACGAACATTCCGATGCAGATAACTCCAAAAAATTTGACCAAGCTAACGGTTATCGCACCTGTAGCTTACTGTGTATGCCAATTTTTAATTTCAATAAAGAGTTGATTGGGGTCACGCAGCTAGTTAACAAATTACAGCGTGGCGATTTCCCAGAATATGATCCTATCACTTGGCCCGTAGCCCCCGATCTCTTTAAGGCAAGCTTTAATAATAACGATGAAGAATTTATGAAAGTCTTTAACGTGCAAGCTGGGGTAGCTCTAGAAAACGCTAAGCTATTTGCTAAGGTGAAGCAGGAGCAGCAAATGCAAAAGGACATTTTGCGAAGTCTGTCTGATGGCGTGATCTCAACTGATAAGCATGGCAAAATTATTGCTGCTAACGAACGCGCCTATGAATTACTGGGTGTGGGTAATACTTCCCTTGAAGGGCGATCAGTTTATGAACTAATTGACATTGAGACCGCCAACTTTACTAAATGGTTTGAAAATAGCTTGGCAGGCAATGACGATAAATCGCGGAAACAATATTATCCTGACCAAACTCTCCGCTCTACTGACGGTGAGCAGCACAGCATTAATATCTCCATTAATACTATGTCCGAGGGGGATGAGGGAGGAAGTGTCCGTGGGGCGCTGGTGGTAATGGAAGACATCAGCCAAGAGAAGAGGCTCAAAAGTACGATGTATCGCTATATGACCCAAGAATTAGCAGAACAGCTCTTAGCAGGTGGTGATGCCAAGATGGGAGGCGAACATAAAGAAGTTTCTGTACTTTTTTCTGATATTCGTAGTTACACTACAATCACGGAATCCCTCGCCGCCGAAGATGTGGTGTTAATGCTTAATGAGTATTTTGAAACCATGGTGGAAGCAGTCTTTAACTACAAAGGTACGCTCGACAAGTATATCGGTGATGCGATCATGGCGGTATTTGGTTCACCTTTGCCGATTCCTGATCACGCTTGGATGGCGGTACAAACTGCGATCGATATGCGTCATCGCCTCAAAGAATTTAATGTCAAGCGTATTGAGAAACTAAAGCCCAAAACCCTAAAAGAGATTGATATGGCAACGATCAAAATTGGCATCGGAATTAACTCTGACACCGTGATCAGTGGCAATATCGGCTCCACCAGACGGATGGAATTTACGGCGATTGGTGATGGTGTGAACCTTGGATCGAGACTGGAGGGAGCTAGTAAGCAATATGGTACAGATGCGATTATTAGTGAATCTACTTATAAACTTTGTGGCGATCGCATCTGGGTACGTGAACTGGATCGCATTCAAGTCAAGGGCAAAAATCAACCTGTGAATGTTTACGAGTTAATCGGTCTAAAGTCCGATCCGCTCAGTGAAAATCAAACTCGCATTATCGAGCATTACCATGCAGGACGTAAGTATTATCTGACGCGCAAGTTTAGTAAAGCTATAGCTGAATTTGCTGAAGTCCTAGAACTCGATAAGGACAACAAAGCAGCCAATATTCACATCACCCGTTGTCAGCATTTCTTGCTGAATGCTCCTGAAGATAATTGGGACGGAGTCTGGAAACTGACGGAGAAATAA
- a CDS encoding shikimate kinase — MLNGTNIFLIGMMGAGKSTIGKLLAQKVHYSFVDTDALIEQCAGKSIPEIFANEGEDGFRDLEQQILSQVSAYTRLVIATGGGIVMRSLNWAHLHDGIVVWIDVPVEVLYDRLKTESEQRPLLQTKDPFQRLNNLYEQRRDRYAQADISIMVNADETPEAVSDRLFDMILNRIEPDRLKLDH, encoded by the coding sequence ATGCTCAACGGAACAAATATATTTTTGATTGGAATGATGGGTGCTGGCAAAAGTACCATCGGTAAGCTACTTGCACAAAAAGTACATTACAGCTTTGTGGATACCGACGCACTCATTGAGCAATGTGCAGGTAAATCAATTCCCGAAATCTTTGCCAATGAAGGGGAAGATGGTTTTCGGGATCTTGAACAGCAGATTCTCTCGCAAGTATCCGCTTATACTCGTTTAGTGATTGCCACAGGTGGCGGTATCGTCATGCGATCGCTGAATTGGGCACATTTGCATGACGGCATAGTTGTATGGATCGATGTACCCGTAGAAGTTTTGTATGATCGCCTCAAGACTGAATCTGAACAACGACCCCTATTGCAAACAAAAGATCCTTTCCAACGCCTCAATAATCTCTATGAGCAAAGGCGCGATCGCTATGCCCAAGCTGACATCTCGATTATGGTTAATGCCGATGAAACTCCCGAAGCCGTTAGTGATCGACTTTTTGACATGATCTTGAATCGCATTGAGCCAGATCGACTCAAGCTCGATCATTAA
- a CDS encoding YcjF family protein: MLNLHMVLSRKNWLIGLGIVSVAAIANALFSLEHDWHLLSISTLMVGGTLLFVNVRQSFATVIEQPTITDRSFLFKELQQAQKSIAKIADISKREALYEQAQQITSNLQKNNFRIVVFGTGSAGKTSVINALLGRKAGQTAATIGTTLTREEYSYQGIDFSPVGITPIHTEKIKRQVSLIDTSGIQEMGKMGQQRELEAIKLAQNADLMVFVTAGDLTNTEYCELDRLVSSGKRVILAFNKTDLYLPSDREYVMNQLKARTQKFLAINDIVAIAANPSPIKVRQYANPEAEASHKATQEWWENVPPEVATLKERIEMILSNEWEDLLIQNTHLQIQNLLQEINGTINQERRQDAHTIINRYQILAATTVFANPIPALDLLAGTAINTQMLLDIAKIYDRTLNLKQAQQLAATITQQLLQLGCIEIATSAIAACFKVNAITYAIGGSMQAVTAAYLTHIGGMSFVEYLEQQPESTIANCDASSTLQNLCQKTFKSLQSDRFFLDFVSKISRRIAATV; encoded by the coding sequence ATGCTGAACTTGCACATGGTCTTGTCTCGTAAAAATTGGTTGATCGGTCTAGGAATAGTCAGTGTTGCCGCGATCGCTAATGCGCTGTTTTCACTGGAACATGATTGGCACTTACTAAGCATCAGTACCCTAATGGTCGGCGGGACATTGCTGTTTGTGAATGTGCGCCAAAGTTTTGCAACGGTCATTGAGCAACCAACGATCACTGATCGCAGTTTTTTATTTAAAGAATTGCAACAAGCCCAAAAGTCGATCGCCAAAATTGCCGATATCAGTAAACGTGAAGCTCTATACGAACAAGCACAGCAAATTACTAGTAATTTACAAAAAAATAACTTTCGGATTGTCGTTTTCGGGACAGGATCCGCAGGAAAAACCTCAGTGATTAATGCCTTATTGGGACGCAAGGCAGGTCAAACGGCAGCAACCATTGGCACAACACTCACACGCGAAGAGTACAGCTATCAAGGTATTGATTTTTCGCCTGTGGGCATTACCCCCATTCATACCGAAAAGATTAAGCGGCAAGTTTCCTTAATAGATACATCAGGGATTCAGGAAATGGGTAAGATGGGGCAGCAACGGGAGCTAGAGGCAATCAAACTGGCTCAAAATGCTGATCTGATGGTATTTGTCACCGCAGGGGATTTGACTAATACCGAATACTGCGAACTAGATCGCCTTGTGAGTTCAGGTAAGCGTGTCATTCTTGCCTTTAATAAAACTGATTTATATTTGCCCAGCGATCGCGAATATGTAATGAATCAACTCAAGGCGCGTACACAGAAATTTTTAGCGATTAATGACATTGTGGCTATAGCCGCCAATCCTAGTCCCATTAAAGTCCGTCAGTATGCTAACCCTGAAGCTGAGGCAAGTCATAAGGCAACGCAAGAATGGTGGGAGAATGTACCACCTGAAGTGGCAACTTTGAAAGAACGGATTGAAATGATTTTGTCTAATGAGTGGGAAGATTTGCTGATTCAAAATACCCATCTCCAGATCCAAAACTTGCTACAGGAAATTAATGGCACGATTAATCAGGAGCGTCGCCAAGATGCCCATACGATTATTAATCGTTACCAAATTCTGGCAGCGACTACAGTTTTTGCAAATCCGATTCCTGCCCTTGATTTATTGGCAGGAACTGCGATTAATACACAAATGTTGCTTGATATCGCCAAAATCTATGATCGAACCTTAAATTTGAAACAAGCGCAACAATTGGCAGCCACGATCACACAGCAATTATTACAACTTGGGTGCATCGAGATTGCGACTTCAGCGATCGCCGCTTGCTTTAAAGTCAATGCGATTACCTATGCAATCGGTGGCTCGATGCAGGCGGTGACGGCGGCATACTTGACCCATATCGGCGGTATGAGCTTTGTGGAATATCTAGAACAACAACCCGAAAGCACCATTGCAAATTGTGATGCAAGCAGTACTTTACAAAATTTATGTCAAAAGACTTTCAAATCACTCCAAAGCGATCGCTTCTTCCTTGATTTTGTCAGCAAAATTTCCAGACGTATTGCCGCCACGGTCTGA
- a CDS encoding RNA-guided endonuclease InsQ/TnpB family protein has product MLVLEAKLKGKTGQYNLINEAIRTALFVRNKALKLWMDVKDSDKYDLNKYCAVLAKEFKFAKKLNSQARQASAERAWSAINRFFENCKKKVSGKKGFPRFKKRGHSVEYKTSGWKLSEDRKHLTLTDGFKIGRLKLIGSRDLNFYQIEQIKRIRLVRRADGYYAQFCVDVDRREEIEPTQTTIGLDVGLNHFYTDSKGEVVENPRYLRKSERQLKKLQRRVSKRKKGSANRRKAIKRLARKHLQVSRQRKDFAVKTARCVVRSNDLIAYEDLQVRNMVKNHKLAKSISDASWSMFRDWVEYFGKVFGKVTVAVPPQYTSQNCSNCGKQVVKTLSQRTHHCGLCGTVLDRDHNAALNILAIGLNRVGHTQIHACGEFDLCQIDASLSGKLSR; this is encoded by the coding sequence ATGTTAGTCCTCGAAGCAAAACTAAAAGGCAAAACAGGACAGTACAACCTCATCAATGAGGCAATTCGTACTGCTTTGTTTGTGCGGAATAAAGCTTTGAAGCTATGGATGGATGTAAAGGATAGCGACAAGTACGATCTCAATAAGTATTGTGCTGTACTTGCCAAAGAGTTTAAATTTGCAAAAAAGCTAAACTCACAGGCAAGGCAAGCCAGTGCGGAGAGGGCCTGGTCAGCGATTAATCGGTTCTTTGAAAATTGCAAGAAGAAAGTATCAGGGAAGAAAGGTTTTCCCAGATTCAAGAAGCGTGGTCATTCTGTGGAATACAAAACTTCAGGATGGAAGCTTAGTGAAGATCGGAAACATCTAACTTTGACTGATGGCTTTAAGATTGGCAGACTCAAATTAATTGGTTCACGTGACCTTAATTTCTACCAGATAGAGCAGATAAAACGAATCAGACTGGTAAGACGGGCTGATGGTTACTATGCTCAATTCTGTGTTGATGTTGATCGGAGAGAAGAAATAGAGCCGACTCAAACCACAATCGGATTGGATGTTGGACTTAATCACTTCTACACTGACTCAAAAGGCGAAGTAGTTGAGAATCCTCGCTATCTTAGAAAGTCAGAGCGTCAACTCAAAAAATTGCAGCGCAGGGTTTCTAAGCGTAAAAAGGGATCTGCTAATCGTAGGAAAGCAATTAAGCGGTTAGCCAGAAAGCATTTGCAAGTATCAAGGCAGCGTAAAGACTTTGCAGTTAAGACCGCAAGGTGCGTGGTTCGGTCTAACGACCTGATTGCTTATGAAGATTTGCAAGTGCGGAATATGGTCAAAAATCATAAATTGGCTAAGTCTATTTCAGATGCAAGCTGGTCTATGTTTCGAGATTGGGTTGAATATTTTGGCAAGGTATTTGGCAAGGTTACTGTGGCTGTACCGCCCCAATATACAAGCCAGAATTGCTCAAACTGCGGTAAGCAAGTTGTCAAAACTTTGAGTCAGCGTACTCATCACTGTGGGCTTTGTGGCACTGTATTAGACCGTGACCACAATGCGGCTCTGAATATTTTAGCTATTGGTCTAAATAGGGTAGGGCATACCCAAATTCACGCCTGTGGAGAGTTCGACCTCTGCCAAATAGATGCAAGTCTATCTGGTAAGTTGTCTCGCTGA
- the psb30 gene encoding photosystem II reaction center protein Ycf12/Psb30 yields the protein MDFVTSALSSINFQLIFQLTSLALIVLSGPVIIFLLSANSGDL from the coding sequence ATGGATTTTGTAACATCTGCCTTATCGAGTATCAACTTTCAGCTAATTTTCCAATTAACTAGCTTAGCTTTGATCGTTCTATCTGGTCCTGTCATCATCTTCTTGCTATCCGCAAACAGCGGAGACCTTTAA
- a CDS encoding tetratricopeptide repeat protein: MRYRIWLLSVLASVSVGASPLPAQALLPHTTRINFGNLEEQALNLAREAAQLAQFEQYDLALPRARLAAQLAPKAYQTQGILGSIYLRQEKYAEAIAALNTANTLKKDEPTILFSLGAAYLRNKNYPEAISNLKKGLNLEPKAASAMFDLGNAYFLTKRYDEAVTTFNDVLNLDNKFWAATNNIGLVEYERGNIDQAITKWQNSLKQAEKVEFLAAEPTLALATAFYRKGDRDKAIQLAVQAMKIDPRYGKIPYLVENLWGDRLVADVQVILSHPQVKQILDESDLSTRQVTKVRPR, encoded by the coding sequence GTGCGTTATCGAATTTGGTTGCTGTCAGTTCTTGCTTCTGTTAGCGTTGGAGCCTCTCCACTACCCGCTCAAGCCCTTCTACCCCATACAACTCGGATCAATTTTGGCAATCTAGAAGAGCAGGCGCTCAACTTGGCAAGGGAAGCAGCTCAACTTGCTCAGTTTGAGCAGTATGATTTGGCTTTACCCCGTGCACGACTAGCCGCACAATTAGCACCCAAAGCCTATCAAACTCAAGGGATTTTGGGGAGTATTTACCTGCGCCAAGAGAAATATGCTGAGGCGATCGCGGCTCTCAATACAGCAAATACTCTCAAGAAAGATGAACCGACGATTTTATTTAGTCTCGGAGCAGCCTATCTACGTAATAAGAATTATCCTGAAGCAATCAGTAACCTAAAAAAGGGTTTAAATCTTGAACCCAAAGCTGCTTCAGCGATGTTTGATTTAGGCAATGCTTACTTTTTGACAAAACGCTACGATGAAGCGGTCACGACTTTCAATGACGTACTCAACCTTGATAACAAGTTTTGGGCTGCTACTAATAATATTGGTCTGGTTGAGTATGAGCGTGGCAACATCGATCAAGCAATCACTAAATGGCAAAACTCCCTCAAGCAGGCTGAGAAAGTAGAGTTCCTCGCGGCTGAGCCAACTCTTGCCCTTGCTACAGCTTTTTACCGTAAAGGTGATCGTGACAAGGCAATTCAGTTAGCAGTGCAAGCAATGAAAATTGATCCACGCTATGGCAAGATCCCCTATTTAGTGGAAAACCTCTGGGGCGATCGCTTAGTTGCCGATGTCCAAGTCATTTTATCCCACCCTCAAGTTAAGCAAATTCTTGACGAGAGCGATCTCTCTACTCGCCAAGTTACCAAAGTACGTCCTAGATAA
- a CDS encoding DNA alkylation repair protein: MALVRYFKTGKGEYGEGDRFLGVTVPAQRQLAKKYHNLELSAIAKLLDSEWHEERLTGLLILTYQFPKASFEQKQVIVEFYLDHTKAINNWDLVDISCRPILGKYLLFRDRQILFQLAQSANLWEQRIAIVTTGELIKHQSYEATLAIAQILLNHPHVLIHKAVGWMLREVGRQDQQVLINFLEKYAPQMPRVMLRYAIEHFEQPQRQAYLQRIAVSKSTLR; the protein is encoded by the coding sequence ATCGCACTGGTCCGCTACTTCAAGACAGGCAAAGGTGAATATGGCGAAGGTGATCGCTTTTTAGGAGTTACAGTACCTGCTCAGCGGCAACTTGCCAAAAAATATCACAACTTGGAACTTAGTGCGATCGCTAAATTACTGGATAGTGAATGGCACGAGGAAAGGCTCACTGGTTTATTGATTCTCACCTATCAATTTCCCAAAGCGAGCTTTGAGCAAAAGCAAGTGATCGTTGAGTTTTATCTTGACCATACCAAAGCTATAAATAATTGGGATCTTGTGGATATTAGTTGTCGCCCCATTTTAGGAAAATATCTTTTATTCCGTGATCGCCAAATTCTCTTTCAATTAGCTCAGTCTGCTAATTTGTGGGAACAACGTATTGCGATTGTCACGACAGGTGAATTGATTAAACATCAATCCTATGAAGCTACTCTAGCGATCGCTCAAATATTGCTAAATCATCCCCATGTTCTCATTCACAAGGCTGTGGGCTGGATGCTGCGAGAGGTTGGTAGACAGGATCAGCAGGTTTTGATCAACTTCCTAGAGAAATATGCACCACAGATGCCTAGAGTAATGTTACGTTATGCGATTGAGCATTTTGAGCAACCACAGCGACAGGCTTATTTACAACGTATAGCAGTTTCCAAATCCACATTGCGCTAA
- a CDS encoding GIY-YIG nuclease family protein, with protein sequence MSDCPTPYSSNKFETKDSSPLSGFSYEQGSLFSEGIQRSARVYDSGMNYEMGSQSLQLWKQAIAKYQDSITKMLPVSQTSLFKIPSNHCDPHAINPFSLTFQPAEFYRLPSADAGDACLYFVIDLVASSQLPVLLYIGETYRSHKRWKGLHDCKRYLLNYRELHNTHNLPNQVVMTFWWDAPSSTRPRQQLEKSLIAKWRSPFNKENWNFWGTPFVS encoded by the coding sequence ATGAGCGATTGCCCCACTCCCTACAGCAGTAATAAATTTGAAACAAAAGACTCCAGCCCCTTGTCGGGATTTAGTTATGAACAGGGATCGCTATTTAGTGAAGGAATTCAGAGAAGCGCAAGAGTATATGATAGTGGCATGAATTACGAAATGGGAAGCCAATCATTGCAATTATGGAAACAGGCGATCGCGAAATATCAAGATTCCATTACCAAAATGCTCCCCGTTTCCCAAACTTCTCTATTTAAAATCCCATCTAATCACTGCGATCCCCATGCAATCAATCCTTTTTCCCTAACATTTCAACCCGCTGAATTCTATCGTTTACCAAGTGCCGATGCTGGTGATGCATGTTTATACTTTGTTATCGATTTAGTCGCATCATCTCAATTACCCGTGCTACTGTATATAGGAGAGACCTATCGTTCTCATAAACGATGGAAAGGGCTTCATGACTGTAAGCGATATCTTCTAAATTATCGAGAACTACATAATACCCACAATCTCCCCAACCAAGTTGTGATGACTTTTTGGTGGGATGCACCTTCATCCACTCGCCCTCGACAGCAGCTAGAAAAAAGCCTGATTGCCAAGTGGCGATCACCATTTAACAAAGAAAATTGGAACTTTTGGGGAACTCCTTTTGTAAGCTAA
- a CDS encoding glycosyltransferase family 4 protein: protein MRILALAWEFPPRIIGGISRHVAELYPEVVKRGHEVHLITVAVENEPLEAIVDGIYVHRVGVEKNHDFFQWVVQMNINMSKFARNFLAQNPVELVHAHDWLVEETAIAITTELQIPLVATIHATEYGRCNGIHNDTQRYIHQKEIKLTQFAQRVIVCSEYMRGELQRALDCPAAKTDVVYNGLSVERWKNITDAHQITFDSLALREQYAKPEEAIIYYVGRITFEKGIYVLLNAMPKIIAAMGDCVRLVIIGTGDAYSILLHRQAWDLGIYHKVVFTGFMADADLWKFQTIANCAVFPSLYEPFGIVALESFAAKIPLVVSNTGGLPEVVRHGITGIVTLVNDANSLADGIIQVLRDREYSQSLINNAQTDLKERFAWDRLAAQTESVFLKVLKN, encoded by the coding sequence ATGCGTATTCTTGCTCTAGCTTGGGAATTCCCCCCGCGCATCATAGGAGGAATTTCTCGTCACGTAGCGGAGCTATATCCTGAAGTTGTTAAGCGCGGACATGAGGTGCATTTAATCACCGTTGCGGTTGAAAATGAGCCATTAGAAGCAATCGTTGATGGGATTTATGTACACCGTGTTGGTGTTGAAAAAAATCATGATTTTTTTCAATGGGTGGTGCAAATGAACATTAATATGTCTAAATTTGCCAGAAATTTTTTAGCTCAAAATCCTGTTGAACTTGTTCATGCTCATGATTGGCTCGTTGAAGAGACTGCGATCGCTATAACTACAGAATTGCAAATACCCTTAGTTGCCACTATTCATGCTACGGAATATGGCAGATGTAACGGAATTCATAATGATACGCAAAGATATATCCATCAAAAAGAAATTAAGCTAACGCAATTTGCTCAGAGAGTGATTGTCTGTTCAGAATATATGCGGGGCGAACTGCAACGAGCCCTCGACTGTCCAGCAGCCAAGACAGATGTGGTTTACAACGGTTTGAGCGTTGAGCGTTGGAAAAATATTACTGATGCCCATCAAATTACCTTTGATAGCCTTGCTCTGCGTGAGCAATACGCCAAACCCGAAGAAGCAATTATTTACTATGTAGGACGAATCACTTTTGAGAAAGGGATTTATGTATTGCTCAATGCCATGCCAAAGATAATTGCGGCAATGGGTGATTGCGTTCGCCTTGTGATTATTGGTACGGGTGATGCTTATTCGATTCTATTGCATCGCCAAGCTTGGGATTTAGGAATTTACCACAAGGTTGTATTTACAGGATTTATGGCAGATGCTGATCTGTGGAAGTTTCAAACGATCGCCAATTGTGCAGTTTTCCCAAGCCTATATGAACCCTTTGGCATTGTGGCATTAGAGAGTTTTGCTGCCAAGATCCCTCTTGTTGTTTCAAATACAGGTGGCTTACCTGAAGTTGTGCGTCATGGCATTACAGGAATTGTCACATTGGTTAATGATGCGAATTCTTTAGCTGATGGCATAATTCAGGTTTTGCGTGATCGCGAATATAGTCAATCTTTGATCAATAATGCCCAAACTGACCTCAAGGAGCGCTTTGCATGGGATCGACTTGCGGCTCAAACTGAATCGGTATTCTTAAAAGTATTAAAGAACTAG
- a CDS encoding DUF3288 family protein, whose protein sequence is MVEIKDQRHPQYTKDRQVLNNLLAQNSPSNRDFADLARLTIRYKGFMGAKDIQEDLIKVLINWQITEEELFTKTRVIHAIGKVYMAQDEGQDDWA, encoded by the coding sequence ATGGTAGAAATTAAAGATCAAAGACATCCCCAATACACAAAGGATCGACAAGTCCTCAACAATTTGTTAGCACAAAATTCACCTAGTAATCGTGATTTTGCTGACCTTGCACGTTTAACTATCCGTTACAAAGGATTTATGGGAGCAAAGGATATACAAGAAGATTTGATTAAAGTGCTTATCAACTGGCAAATTACAGAAGAAGAGTTGTTTACTAAAACCAGAGTAATTCATGCGATCGGCAAAGTTTACATGGCTCAAGATGAAGGTCAAGACGATTGGGCTTAA